The nucleotide window TGAAGACGATCGTCTTGAGATCTCGCTTGCGGATGCACGTAAGATCAACCCGGGATATATGGAAGAAGATATCCTTGAGATCGAAGTAACGCCGCGTGATTTCGGTCGTATTGCGGCTCAGACGGCGAAACAAGTTGTTGTACAGCGTATTCGTGAAGCGGAACGCGGTATCATCTATGAAGAATTCTCGAATCGTTCGAGCGATATCCTGACAGGTATCATTCAGCGTATCGAGCAGAAAAACGTATTCATCGACCTCGGCAAAACGGAAGCGGTCCTTCCGCCGACGGAACAGATGATCGGTGAAGAATACGCGCTCGGTAATCGCGTAAAAACATATATCATCGAAGTGAAAAAGACGAGCAAAGGTCCGCAGATCATGGTGTCGAGAACGCATCCTGGACTTTTGAAACGCTTGTTCGAATTGGAAGTGCCCGAAATTCACGACGGTACGGTTGAGATCAAATCGGTTGCTCGTGAACCGGGTATGCGCTCGAAGATCGCCGTATTCTCCCGTGACGAAGAAGTCGATTCGGTAGGCGCTTGCGTAGGTCCGAAAGGCATGCGCGTTCAGACGATCGTTGATGAACTTCGCGGTGAAAAGATCGATATCGTAAAATGGGATGCAGATCCTGCTGTCTACATCTCCAACGCACTTAGCCCGGCAAAAGTCGTTTCGGTAGAAGTTGATGAAGTGAACAAAATTTCGAAAGTTGTCGTTCCCGATTATCAGCTCTCGCTCGCTATCGGTAAAGAAGGTCAGAATGCACGTTTGGCAGCAAAATTGACAGGCTGGAAGATCGATATCAAGAGCGAATCGCAGGCGGCAGAAGCAGCCGAAGCTTGATAAGGAGGCGGACGTATGGTACAAAAGAAGATCCCGCAGCGGATGTGTGTCGGCTGTCAGGAAATGAAAAACAAAAAAGAATTGATTCGAATTGTGCGGACGCCCGAAAGTGAGATTCTCCTTGACCCAACAGGCAAGAAATCGGGACGCGGTGCATATGTTTGCCCGTGTGAAGCCTGCGTCACGAAGGCTTATAAAGAAAAACGACTTGAAAAATCGTTGAAATGTGCTGTTGATGCGACTGTTTACGAAACATTGAAAGCAGGCGTTCAAAATGTATAAAGGCATATTGTCATTGCTTGGTCTGGCACAAAAAGCAGGCCGGTTATCATCGGGAGATTTTGGCGCAGAAAAGGCGATCAGAGCCGGTAAAGCCAAACTGATCTTGATGGCAGAAGATTGTGCCGATGAAACGAAAAAGAAGTATCGTGAATTGGCAGAAGAATATGAAGTAGACTGCGTTGAAGCAGGTAACAAGATAGAGCTGGGAACAGCAATCGGCAGAGAATTCCGTGCTGTCGTTGTCATATTGGACGACGGATTCAAGAAAGGAATTCAAAAAAAATTAAAGACACTCAAAGGCGAAATGTAATGGGGGTGGATTGATGTCAAAATACAGGATTTGGGAATTAGCCAAAGAATATAATACATCGAGCAAGGTTATTTTGGACATTTTGGAAAGAAACAAAATTGAAGCCAAAAACCATATGAGTAACGTAGATGAAAATGCGAAACAGTTGATCTCGCGTACTTTTGCACACAAAACAGGTGAAACTCCGAAAAAAGAGGAAGCACCGAAACAGAATAAAGCGGCAGAAAAACCGCAAGCGCAGAAACCTCAGGGGCAACAGAATCAAAATCGTCCACAAGGTCAGCAGAATAGACCTGCGTTTCGTAAAGATGGTGCACAGCAACCAAGACCGCAAGGTCAGCATAATCAGAATCGTCCACAGGGACAACAGAATCGTCATCAGCAAGGCGGTCAGCGTCCGATGAACGCTCAACAGGGCGCAGCTCAGCAAAATCGTGCACCGCAAAACGGTGGTAATCAAAACAACCGTTTCAACAATAATCGTCCGAACGCACAAGGTACAAATCGTGGTGGTCAGATGAACAACAATAATCGTTTTGATAATAACAACCGTTTCGGAAACAATAACAACAACCGTCCGAACAACAATCAAGGCGGTAAAAATAATTTCCGCAATAATAAAAACAACAATAAAAAACAGCGCAACCAGAAAGACTCGATCATGCATCAGCAAGCGGCGCAGGCAATGCTCGAAGCATCTCGTCCGAAAGCGATCAAAGTCGGCGGCCCGATGACGGTCAAAGA belongs to Selenomonadales bacterium and includes:
- a CDS encoding YlxR family protein; translation: MVQKKIPQRMCVGCQEMKNKKELIRIVRTPESEILLDPTGKKSGRGAYVCPCEACVTKAYKEKRLEKSLKCAVDATVYETLKAGVQNV
- the nusA gene encoding transcription termination/antitermination protein NusA; this translates as MNAEFMLAFEALGKEKGIAPEILFDAIEAALISAYKRNFSSAQNVRVSLDRETGEIHVYARKTIVEQVEDDRLEISLADARKINPGYMEEDILEIEVTPRDFGRIAAQTAKQVVVQRIREAERGIIYEEFSNRSSDILTGIIQRIEQKNVFIDLGKTEAVLPPTEQMIGEEYALGNRVKTYIIEVKKTSKGPQIMVSRTHPGLLKRLFELEVPEIHDGTVEIKSVAREPGMRSKIAVFSRDEEVDSVGACVGPKGMRVQTIVDELRGEKIDIVKWDADPAVYISNALSPAKVVSVEVDEVNKISKVVVPDYQLSLAIGKEGQNARLAAKLTGWKIDIKSESQAAEAAEA
- a CDS encoding ribosomal L7Ae/L30e/S12e/Gadd45 family protein is translated as MYKGILSLLGLAQKAGRLSSGDFGAEKAIRAGKAKLILMAEDCADETKKKYRELAEEYEVDCVEAGNKIELGTAIGREFRAVVVILDDGFKKGIQKKLKTLKGEM